A genomic window from Montipora capricornis isolate CH-2021 chromosome 8, ASM3666992v2, whole genome shotgun sequence includes:
- the LOC138014375 gene encoding histone-arginine methyltransferase METTL23-like yields MHVQREFSFQDDSGRSGINVRIPEIVDPQYGMFTWPAAPVLAQFIWKNKEHVKGKQIIEIGAGTSLPGVVASLCGADVILTDKEEYPKCLENCQRSCDANGQKSVKVIGITWGQFTPNIFKLPKADIIIGSDCFYDTKDFDDILATVSFLIERNMNKAKFWTTYQERSSSRSIEDLLKKWGLHGVEIPLKEFGASEGNIGGSNLSDLYTIHMLEITSQQAVHDTQQ; encoded by the exons ATGCACGTTCAAAGGGAGTTTTCCTTCCAAGACGATTCTGGTAGGAGTGGAATAAACGTGCGAATACCAGAG ATCGTGGACCCTCAGTATGGAATGTTCACATGGCCAGCGGCGCCTGTCCTTGCACAGTTCatatggaaaaacaaagaacatgTAAAAGGAAAGCAAATAATCGAG ATTGGTGCAGGGACGTCTCTTCCAGGAGTGGTTGCTTCACTGTGTGGAGCAGATGTCATTCTGACAGACAAGGAAGAATACCCAAAATGCTTGGAAAATTGTCAGCGGAGCTGTGATGCAAATGGCCAAAAGTCAGTAAAAGTTATAGGAATCACCTGGGGACAGTTCACCCCAAATATTTTTAAGCTTCCCAAAGCTGACATCATTATTGGTTCGGATTGCTTCTATGACACAAAAG ATTTTGATGACATCCTTGCCACTGTGTCTTTTCTCATTGAGAGGAATATGAACAAGGCAAAGTTCTGGACTACTTATCAAGAAAGAAG TTCAAGTCGCTCAATTGAAGATCTTTTGAAAAAGTGGGGACTTCACGGAGTCGAAATCCCCCTCAAGGAATTTGGTGCTAGTGAAGGTAACATTGGAGGCTCCAACCTTTCTGATTTATACACAATCCACATGCTGGAGATCACAAGTCAACAAGCTGTGCATGACACCCAACAGTAG